The Calypte anna isolate BGI_N300 chromosome 2, bCalAnn1_v1.p, whole genome shotgun sequence genome includes a window with the following:
- the FAM110B gene encoding protein FAM110B yields the protein MPTETLPTGSMVKPVSPAVTFTSAVPLRILNKGPDYFRRQAEPNPKRLSAVERLEADKAKYVKSQEVINAKQEPVKPAVLAKPPVCPAAKRALGSPTLKVFSNNAKSESGVQRENLKLEILKNIINSSEGSSSGSGYKHGPRNWPPHRADSTELNRHSFAESLKVYPTQGRSSPQESSSNVSRRLLDQSAETFLHVSHSSSDIRKVTSAKPLKAIPCSSSAPPLPPKPKIAAIATLKSPEIEAVESGCGVSRRPSLQRSKSDLSDRYFRVDADVERFFNYCGLDPEELENLGMENFARANSDIISLNFRSASMISSDCEQSQDSNSDLRNDDSANDRVPYGISAIERNARIIKWLYSIKQARESQKVSHV from the coding sequence ATGCCTACAGAAACACTACCGACAGGTAGCATGGTGAAGCCGGTCAGCCCTGCTGTCACTTTTACATCCGCCGTTCCTCTCCGCATCCTGAACAAAGGACCCGACTATTTTCGCAGGCAGGCGGAACCTAATCCAAAAAGACTGAGCGCCGTGGAGAGGCTGGAAGCTGACAAGGCAAAATATGTCAAGAGCCAGGAGGTCATCAATGCCAAGCAGGAACCTGTGAAACCAGCGGTGCTGGCGAAACCTCCGGTCTGTCCGGCAGCCAAGCGGGCGCTGGGGAGCCCCACTCTGAAAGTCTTCAGCAACAACGCCAAGTCCGAAAGCGGTGTCCAGAGAGAAAACCTGAAACTCGAGATTTTGAAGAACATCATCAACAGCTCTGAAGGCTCAAGCTCAGGTTCGGGGTATAAACATGGTCCCCGAAACTGGCCCCCTCACAGGGCTGACTCGACGGAGCTGAACCGACATTCGTTCGCCGAATCTTTGAAGGTTTACCCCACGCAGGGCCGTAGCAGCCCGCAGGAGAGCAGCTCCAATGTCAGCAGAAGACTCCTAGATCAGTCAGCAGAGACTTTCTTGCATGTCTCCCACAGCTCCTCAGACATTAGGAAAGTAACTAGTGCAAAGCCCTTAAAAGCAATACCCTGCAGTAGTTCGGCCCCACCTCTGCCTCCAAAGCCCAAAATCGCTGCCATCGCCACCCTGAAATCCCCAGAGATTGAGGCAGTCGAGTCTGGATGTGGAGTTAGTAGAAGACCCTCCCTGCAGAGATCAAAATCAGACTTAAGCGACAGATACTTTCGTGTCGACGCGGATGTTGAGCGGTTCTTTAACTACTGCGGACTTGATCCTGAAGAGCTTGAAAACCTCGGGATGGAAAACTTTGCAAGGGCTAACTCTGATATTATATCCCTCAACTTTCGCAGTGCAAGCATGATTAGCTCAGACTGTGAACAGTCTCAGGACAGCAACAGTGACCTTAGAAACGATGACAGTGCCAATGACCGTGTGCCATACGGCATTTCTGCCATTGAAAGGAATGCCAGAATCATCAAGTGGTTGTATAGCATCAAGCAAGCTAGAGAGTCACAGAAAGTATCCCACGTGTGA